A region from the Cydia amplana chromosome 7, ilCydAmpl1.1, whole genome shotgun sequence genome encodes:
- the LOC134649554 gene encoding transcription factor SPT20 homolog — protein MRLVPAFLLVALFAIASAQDPTTDAINDNIIGIKPSVRLDPYIRKALLKALTELEENNNVTTDVDDITTDDSTDGTSTSESELLQTGDATENSPTQNPENIQIHSFIVNGQSAFANSTNVSPTFIDNNFSILSTTAGNVENQVTATLPTQSPQNEIFQTRESGLSLQHVRSVQETSTSDNTITSASTLNSKPTTPTTTTTTTTTTTTTTTPKPTHNQDGENIEDVDKRDVQVFQAPLVAAFTVHQDAQGLPKKVVPIFQQQNIGNNVTPLSSTTLTTGIPAPQIVPQPTSNQINPNFFINQQLALQKQLEEKQRILEEQLRQLQIQQRQQEEALRKQQFLFKQKQQLQQAQSQQQIVLEQQRIQAVNPGINFQGLPQPNPPNQFFNQNQGLRPQSSQVSIQASVPLEQVNNVNVQQQLPNREAVDFLLHLRNNQPEQFPLQENHVPIGITNFLQPNFQQGHNFNQIRPDDQFRQKGNRVFRQESGVGNFGFNNFQQQQQFNRFNSFNFAPNNRFVPLTRQNQFNPNDIELKQLLFQTGLNARSPEDLNIVSKVLSLNHGVPINNNVSNRLSFDSRRQVRA, from the coding sequence GTGCCGGCTTTCTTGCTCGTCGCGCTATTTGCAATAGCGTCAGCGCAGGACCCCACAACAGACGCTATCAATGACAACATCATAGGAATAAAACCATCGGTGCGCCTCGACCCCTACATCAGAAAAGCTTTGCTTAAAGCTCTCACCGAATTAGAAGAGAACAATAATGTCACCACCGACGTCGATGACATCACCACGGATGACTCTACCGACGGTACTTCTACTTCTGAATCGGAATTATTACAAACTGGAGACGCTACGGAAAATTCACCTACTCAAAATCcagaaaatatacaaatacattccTTCATAGTCAACGGACAATCGGCGTTTGCAAATAGCACAAATGTATCACCTACATTTATAGACAACAACTTTTCAATTTTAAGCACGACCGCAGGAAACGTCGAAAATCAAGTGACCGCTACACTACCGACCCAATCGCCACAAAATGAAATATTCCAAACAAGAGAATCAGGCTTAAGCTTGCAACACGTTAGAAGTGTACAAGAAACGTCGACATCAGATAATACAATTACTAGTGCCAGCACATTAAACTCTAAACCCACGACCCCAACAACGACAACGACGACGACAACAACGACAACGACTACCACCACGCCCAAACCCACGCACAACCAGGATGGAGAGAACATTGAAGATGTCGACAAACGGGACGTCCAAGTTTTCCAAGCACCCTTAGTTGCGGCCTTTACAGTTCATCAAGATGCTCAAGGATTACCTAAAAAAGTTGTACCTATTTTCCAACAACAAAATATCGGTAACAACGTAACGCCCCTATCGAGCACCACACTCACAACGGGTATCCCGGCGCCGCAAATTGTTCCGCAGCCGACCTCCAaccaaataaatccaaactttttcataaacCAACAATTGGCATTACAAAAGCAACTTGAAGAAAAACAGCGAATCCTCGAAGAACAGTTGCGTCAGTTACAAATCCAACAAAGACAACAGGAGGAAGCGCTGAGAAAGCAGCAGTTCCTTTTCAAGCAAAAGCAGCAATTGCAACAGGCACAAAGTCAGCAGCAAATTGTACTTGAACAGCAACGCATTCAAGCTGTCAACCCTGGGATTAACTTCCAAGGATTGCCTCAACCTAATCCACCCAACCAGTTCTTCAATCAAAACCAGGGTCTCCGACCACAGAGTTCTCAAGTGTCGATCCAAGCCAGCGTGCCGTTAGAACAGGTGAACAACGTCAATGTCCAGCAGCAGTTGCCGAACAGAGAAGCTGTCGATTTCCTCTTACATTTACGTAACAATCAACCTGAACAGTTTCCACTGCAGGAAAATCATGTCCCAATTGGAATAACCAACTTTTTACAGCCTAATTTCCAGCAAGGCCACAAtttcaatcaaatcagacctgATGACCAATTTAGACAAAAAGGAAATCGAGTATTTCGACAAGAAAGCGGTGTAGGCAATTTTGGTTTTAATAACTTTCAACAGCAGCAGCAATTTAATAGATTCAACTCGTTCAACTTTGCTCCTAATAACCGCTTTGTGCCACTTACCAGGCAAAATCAATTTAACCCGAATGACATTGAACTGAAACAACTGCTGTTTCAAACTGGTCTGAATGCCAGAAGTCCTGAAGATTTAAATATCGTGTCTAAAGTGTTATCACTCAATCACGGCGTCCCAATcaacaataatgtttcaaacAGGCTATCTTTTGACAGTAGAAGGCAAGTGAGAGCGTAA